A window from Roseburia sp. 499 encodes these proteins:
- the pepF gene encoding oligoendopeptidase F encodes MAKELLKREQVAVEDTWAIEDIYATEEAFLADADKVEKMSEELEKFTESYLSESGIHLLEYYKKLEEIYIVIDKVLGYAERNADVDTSNTHYQALDGKVVTLYYKLQELTAPIDSYIVAMDDAKIAQFFKDVPELENYKVTIEDVRRLKPHTLSSEMEALLAATSDMGSAVDKVYGLLENADFENPTVKDEKGEMVKVSSGRFVPMLESKDVRVRRDTFKAYYARYEQYKNTFASLYEGKAKSNFFYAKARKYSSSMEAAVDANNVPKEVYYNLIEAVNENMDYLHQYMKLRKKLLGVDELHMYDVYTPMVEQEEGEITYAMAQEEIAEALKVLGDDYVSVLKQGFENRWIDKYENEGKRSGAYSAGNYSTHPFVLMNFQYNLDSEFTLAHEMGHALHSYYSSKNNNIFDSDYKIFVAEVASTCNEALLMDYLLKKTTDKRKKAYLINHFLEQFRTTLYRQTMFAEFELRTHEMVEKGEALTADVLKKVYYDLNKKYYGNDMVVDEEIAIEWARIPHFYYNFYVYQYATSFSASMAISKMILEEGKPAVDRYLKFLSGGCTKSPIDLLKDAGVDMTTKKPISDALKTFGELIQEMDQLV; translated from the coding sequence ATGGCAAAGGAATTATTAAAAAGAGAGCAGGTAGCAGTAGAAGATACCTGGGCAATCGAAGATATTTATGCAACAGAGGAAGCTTTTTTGGCAGATGCGGATAAGGTAGAAAAAATGTCAGAAGAGCTGGAAAAGTTCACAGAAAGCTATTTGAGTGAAAGTGGAATTCATCTGCTGGAGTACTATAAAAAGCTGGAAGAGATTTATATTGTGATAGATAAGGTATTAGGATATGCAGAAAGGAATGCAGATGTAGATACTTCTAATACACATTATCAGGCATTAGATGGAAAAGTAGTGACATTGTATTATAAATTGCAGGAATTAACAGCACCGATTGACAGTTATATTGTTGCAATGGATGATGCAAAGATTGCACAGTTTTTCAAAGATGTGCCGGAATTAGAAAACTATAAAGTAACCATTGAGGATGTGAGAAGATTGAAACCTCACACACTTTCCTCTGAGATGGAAGCATTACTGGCAGCTACGAGTGATATGGGAAGTGCTGTAGATAAGGTGTATGGTCTTTTAGAAAATGCAGACTTCGAGAATCCTACGGTGAAGGATGAAAAGGGAGAAATGGTCAAGGTCAGCAGTGGAAGATTTGTTCCAATGCTAGAGAGTAAGGACGTCAGAGTACGCCGTGATACCTTTAAGGCTTATTATGCGCGTTATGAACAGTACAAGAATACTTTTGCATCGTTGTATGAAGGTAAGGCAAAATCAAATTTCTTCTATGCAAAGGCCAGAAAATACAGTTCATCTATGGAAGCTGCGGTAGATGCCAATAATGTGCCGAAGGAAGTGTATTATAACCTGATTGAAGCAGTAAATGAGAATATGGATTATCTGCATCAATATATGAAACTGCGTAAGAAACTTTTAGGTGTTGATGAACTTCATATGTATGATGTGTATACACCGATGGTAGAGCAGGAGGAAGGTGAGATTACCTATGCTATGGCACAGGAGGAAATTGCAGAGGCATTAAAGGTGCTTGGTGACGATTATGTAAGTGTACTGAAGCAGGGATTTGAAAATCGTTGGATTGATAAATATGAAAACGAAGGAAAGAGAAGTGGAGCATATTCTGCAGGAAATTATTCCACGCATCCATTTGTATTGATGAACTTCCAGTACAATCTGGATTCTGAATTTACACTTGCACATGAAATGGGGCATGCGCTTCATTCTTACTATTCTTCCAAGAATAATAATATTTTTGATAGTGATTACAAGATATTTGTGGCAGAAGTGGCTTCTACTTGTAATGAAGCATTGTTGATGGATTATCTGTTGAAAAAGACGACAGATAAGAGGAAAAAGGCATACCTGATTAATCATTTCTTAGAACAGTTCCGTACTACGTTGTATCGTCAGACCATGTTTGCGGAATTTGAACTGCGTACCCATGAAATGGTAGAAAAAGGTGAGGCTTTGACAGCAGATGTTTTAAAGAAAGTATATTATGACTTAAACAAAAAGTACTATGGCAATGATATGGTAGTAGATGAGGAAATTGCAATAGAATGGGCAAGAATACCACATTTCTATTATAATTTTTATGTATATCAGTATGCCACCAGTTTTTCAGCGTCTATGGCAATCAGTAAGATGATTCTGGAAGAAGGAAAGCCGGCAGTAGACAGGTATCTTAAGTTCTTAAGTGGTGGATGTACAAAGTCTCCGATTGATTTGTTAAAGGATGCTGGTGTGGATATGACCACGAAAAAGCCAATTAGCGATGCACTTAAGACATTTGGAGAATTGATTCAGGAAATGGATCAGTTAGTTTAG
- a CDS encoding peptide chain release factor 3 encodes MADLQKEIEKRRTFAIISHPDAGKTTLTEKFLLYGGAINLAGSVKGKATARHAVSDWMEIEKERGISVTSSVLQFNYDGYCINILDTPGHQDFSEDTYRTLMAADSAVMVIDGSKGVEAQTRKLFKVCVMRHIPIFTFINKMDRDANDTFDLLDEIEKELGIATCPINWPIGSGKNFKGVYDRNTRKVKIFEDTLKGTKEGTEREFDIEDSALEEIIGADYKAQLLEEIELLDGASAEFDMELVSKGELSPVFFGSALTNFGVETFLQHFLQMTSSPLPRKSDIGEINPFSEDFSAFVFKIQANMNKAHRDRIAFMRICSGKFEAGMEVTHIQGGNKKMRLSQPQQMMAQDRKIIEEAYAGDIIGVFDPGIFSIGDTITTANDKFAFEGIPTFAPEHFARVRQLDTMKRKQFVKGITQIAQEGAIQIFQEYNTGMEEIIVGVVGELQFDVLKYRLENEYNVDIRLEKLPYEHIRWIENKEIDMDKLVGTSDMKKIQDLKGNPLLLFVNSWSVGMTLDRNEGLELSEFGRE; translated from the coding sequence TTGGCAGATTTACAGAAAGAAATAGAAAAACGTAGAACTTTTGCAATTATATCTCACCCGGATGCCGGAAAGACCACATTGACCGAAAAGTTTTTGTTGTATGGAGGAGCTATTAACTTAGCCGGTTCTGTAAAAGGAAAAGCAACAGCAAGACATGCAGTATCTGACTGGATGGAAATAGAGAAGGAGAGAGGTATTTCCGTTACCTCCTCCGTATTGCAGTTTAACTATGACGGATATTGTATCAATATTTTGGATACGCCGGGACATCAGGACTTCTCAGAAGATACCTATCGTACTTTGATGGCAGCAGATTCTGCTGTTATGGTTATTGATGGTTCCAAGGGTGTAGAGGCGCAGACACGAAAATTATTTAAGGTATGCGTAATGCGCCACATTCCGATTTTTACTTTTATCAATAAAATGGACCGTGATGCTAACGACACCTTTGATTTGCTGGATGAGATTGAAAAAGAACTTGGAATTGCGACTTGTCCAATCAACTGGCCTATTGGTTCCGGAAAAAACTTCAAAGGTGTATATGACCGTAATACCAGAAAGGTAAAAATCTTTGAAGATACATTAAAGGGAACCAAGGAAGGAACAGAGCGGGAATTTGATATTGAAGATTCTGCATTAGAGGAAATTATTGGTGCAGATTACAAGGCACAGCTTTTAGAAGAAATTGAACTGTTAGACGGTGCCAGTGCAGAATTTGACATGGAACTGGTATCGAAGGGAGAATTATCACCGGTATTTTTTGGTTCTGCATTGACAAACTTTGGTGTAGAGACCTTTTTGCAGCACTTTTTGCAGATGACATCTTCCCCATTGCCAAGAAAATCAGATATTGGGGAAATTAATCCATTTTCAGAGGATTTTTCTGCATTTGTATTTAAGATTCAGGCAAATATGAATAAGGCTCATCGCGACCGTATTGCATTTATGCGTATCTGTTCCGGAAAATTTGAAGCGGGAATGGAAGTAACACATATACAGGGCGGAAATAAGAAAATGCGTCTGTCCCAGCCACAACAGATGATGGCACAGGACCGTAAAATCATAGAAGAGGCATATGCCGGAGATATTATTGGTGTTTTTGACCCGGGAATCTTCTCTATTGGAGATACCATTACTACGGCAAATGACAAGTTTGCATTTGAAGGAATTCCGACTTTTGCACCGGAACATTTTGCAAGAGTGCGTCAGCTGGATACTATGAAACGAAAACAGTTTGTGAAGGGAATTACCCAGATCGCACAAGAAGGTGCGATTCAGATTTTCCAAGAGTACAATACTGGAATGGAAGAGATTATTGTAGGCGTAGTAGGAGAACTTCAATTTGATGTTCTAAAATACCGTCTGGAGAATGAGTATAACGTAGACATTCGCCTGGAGAAGCTGCCTTATGAGCATATCCGCTGGATTGAAAATAAAGAGATTGATATGGATAAGCTGGTAGGAACTTCAGATATGAAGAAGATTCAGGACTTAAAGGGCAATCCATTGCTATTATTTGTAAACAGCTGGAGTGTCGGAATGACATTGGATCGAAATGAAGGATTGGAATTGTCAGAGTTCGGAAGAGAATAG